The sequence TCATTTAATTTTATACACCATAAGTCTTATAAACTTATAAAATGTTACATGTTCATAAAAAAATAGAAAACCTAAATAAGAAACCTAAAATTGTTCGTTATTTTGCCACAGATGAAAAAACAACATCAAATTATCGTTTCAATAGGTAGTAATCAGGGTAATCGTTTAGAGCACCTAATTACGGCTATTTCTTTAATTCATAAGGAAGTAGCAACTGTTATTAAGGTCTCTAAAGTATACGAAACACCCTCTTGGGGGTTCGAAAGTGATGCTTTCTATAATGGTGCTTTAATGGTGCATTCTAATAAATCGGCTCAGAAAATTTTATCTCTTTTATTAAAAATAGAAAAAAAGATGGGTCGTAGTCGTACAAAAGAGAGCGGATATGAAGCTAGGATTATAGATTTAGATATTATTTCTTTTGATGAAGAAGTGATTGAAACCGAAAATTTACACATTCCGCACCGTCAAATGCAAAACCGAAAATTTGTTTTGTTACCAATGCTTGATTTAAGGGTAGATTGGATACATCCTGTACTTAAAAAGAGTATAGCCGAATTAATTTTAGAAACTACCGATGAAAGTAATTGCGAAATTGTTGAAAATATAAGTTCCCCAATTGAAGCAATGGGCCTGAATGCTTATAACTATATTGCAATTGAAGGAAATATTGGAGCTGGAAAAACAACATTGACAAACAAAATTGCAGAAGATTGTAATGCAAAAGTAGTTTTAGAGCGTTTTGCAGACAATCCTTTTTTACCAAAATTTTATAAAGATCAAAGTAGGTATGCTTTTCCTTTAGAAATGTCTTTTTTAGCAGATCGATACCAACAATTATCAGACGATTTAGCACAATTTGATTTGTTTAAGGATTTTATTGTAGCCGATTATCATATCTTTAAATCTTTGATTTTTGCTAAAGTAACCTTGCAAGAAGATGAATATCGATTGTATAAAACAATGTTCGATATTATTAATAAAGAAACGCCCAAGCCCGATTTATATATTTATTTGTATCAAAACACCGAACGATTATTAGATAATATTAAGAAAAGAGGGAGAAGTTATGAACAAGATATTCCAGCAGATTATTTAGAACGAATCAATAAGGGATATTTGGATTATATAAAAACACAATCTGACTTAAATATATTAATTATTGATGTTTCCGAATTGGACTTTGTAAAGAAGCAAGAAGACTATCTTTATATTTTAGAGATGATAAATGAAAAGATCAAACAAAGACAATAAAAAATAGGGTGAGTACTACTTTTTCTTTTTTGTCAATCTATTTTAATATGAGATTACTAATTGAAAAAAATAAAAATGCAAAAATTATTCGATCATATAAAAAAGTATATCAATATTAATGAAAATGAGTTTCAAGAGATCGCATCATTTTTTGAAACAAAACCAGTTCATAAAAAAGAAGTGTTTTATACACCAGGAAGCACATCGTTAAAACACTATTTTGTTTTAGAAGGTTGCGTTCATATGTATTTTGTAAATGATAGAGGTACAGAACAAACTCTTCAATTTGCAATTGAGAACTGGTGGATTACAGATTGTTTAGCATTTCAAAATAATAGAAGTTCAGAATTTTTTATTCAAGCAGTTGAGTCATCGGTTATATTGCAAATAGGGTATAAAGAACAAGAAGAATTACTATTGAAATTTCCTAAAATGGAAATCTATTTTAGGAATATTTATCAAACAGCCTATGGTGCAGCCATAATGAGAATGAAATACATGTTTAGTTATTCGAAAGAAGAAATTTATTGTAGATTCAAAGAGGCTTTTCCCGAATTTATAAATAATGTTCCTCAATATTTAGTAGCTACCTACTTAGGACTTTCTCCTGAATATGTTAGTAAAATAAGGCGAAAAAGCATTTCTTGAACCAGTTCAATTTTATTGTGATGGAATATAGGTAGTTTTGTTTCTAGATAATTCTTGTAAAAATACAAGATGAAGAAAATAGAATTAAAAACAAACCTTATGAAAAAGAACTTAGTTATAATATTAATTTTGACAGCTATTTGTATTAGTTGTAATTCGGACAAATCAAAGACAACAGTAGAAAAGATTGAAGCCAATAACACAGAAACTAATGCAGCTACTTTAACAAAGCACCTCAAGCCTTTTAAATCAGAACTCCCAACAATTGGACTTTTAATGTATAATGGAGTGCTTCAAAGTGAAGTTATAGCTACTTCCGATGTTTTTGCAAAGCCAACAGAAGACGGAAAGCAACTTTTCAATGTTATAACAATAGCACAAACTAAAAATCCAATTACTACAGAAGAAGGAATGCGATTTGTTCCTGATTACACTTTTGAAAACTGTCCAAGATTAACAGCCTTATTTGTTCCAAGTGCTTATGATATGTTTGCTCAAGTGCATAACGAACAAATTATTGATTTTATAAAGCTGAAAAG is a genomic window of Flavobacterium jumunjinense containing:
- the folK gene encoding 2-amino-4-hydroxy-6-hydroxymethyldihydropteridine diphosphokinase; translation: MKKQHQIIVSIGSNQGNRLEHLITAISLIHKEVATVIKVSKVYETPSWGFESDAFYNGALMVHSNKSAQKILSLLLKIEKKMGRSRTKESGYEARIIDLDIISFDEEVIETENLHIPHRQMQNRKFVLLPMLDLRVDWIHPVLKKSIAELILETTDESNCEIVENISSPIEAMGLNAYNYIAIEGNIGAGKTTLTNKIAEDCNAKVVLERFADNPFLPKFYKDQSRYAFPLEMSFLADRYQQLSDDLAQFDLFKDFIVADYHIFKSLIFAKVTLQEDEYRLYKTMFDIINKETPKPDLYIYLYQNTERLLDNIKKRGRSYEQDIPADYLERINKGYLDYIKTQSDLNILIIDVSELDFVKKQEDYLYILEMINEKIKQRQ
- a CDS encoding Crp/Fnr family transcriptional regulator: MQKLFDHIKKYININENEFQEIASFFETKPVHKKEVFYTPGSTSLKHYFVLEGCVHMYFVNDRGTEQTLQFAIENWWITDCLAFQNNRSSEFFIQAVESSVILQIGYKEQEELLLKFPKMEIYFRNIYQTAYGAAIMRMKYMFSYSKEEIYCRFKEAFPEFINNVPQYLVATYLGLSPEYVSKIRRKSIS
- a CDS encoding DJ-1/PfpI family protein — translated: MKKNLVIILILTAICISCNSDKSKTTVEKIEANNTETNAATLTKHLKPFKSELPTIGLLMYNGVLQSEVIATSDVFAKPTEDGKQLFNVITIAQTKNPITTEEGMRFVPDYTFENCPRLTALFVPSAYDMFAQVHNEQIIDFIKLKSKETKYIVSNCAGAQLIGASGIADGRKIVTWIGGGDQLQKDYPNLKVQDDSVITFVEDGKFSSSNGNLASYISALNLLEKITDAEHRKFVESYLYLDRLQNWKK